A stretch of the Chanos chanos chromosome 1, fChaCha1.1, whole genome shotgun sequence genome encodes the following:
- the si:ch211-204c21.1 gene encoding disabled homolog 2: MSAEVETPAPAAEQAPVKTPSKKEKKKAAATPEKTDEYLLARFKGDGVRYKAKLIGVDDVPEARGDKMSQDSMMKLKGKAAAARSQGKHKQRVWVNISLSGITITDEKTGATVLEHAVNKISFIARDVTDNRAFGYVCGAEGQHQFFAIKTAQQAEPLVIDLKDLFQLIFNMKKKEAEGLKKDEGSKVAENGTEHINGSQGKVKQLDLFGDMSTPPDLHTPMETEDILLLDLSTEIDNNQNCTKGNPFISECSSPLRTSENPFASRLTFFPTPIHDPFSDDPFSKKDQSENDKDLATNQNASGHFGGLVNGSGKNGDSNYLAQEFDQISNRTVIQTLSNGQWPLEGRAAEVSAWTQNGSVPVQECNGHHHGKAKQNPFVEVPEKSQPPQDGVKAEAPGKAESSVSQAKDSVIISPPPVNTKAGRGRRTFKSPTNEKRETDPFASPNHSESPSPPQPEGGTANTGGLFSQSPPCSSETLAALGGLSLGPPTTVSPSTPWSQSLSSIFPSNGSVSQPFSQNPTFSSSSLPTWGSAPGAFSSIPNPQLPAWGQTSTSVPNGSWTQPSSVGNPFQSSVFPPSSGLTLGSHQTTPSPPPLVPPRAAPTKEAVKVDSNAFVDLDPLGERERRNGKDMFKDFQMAKPPAVPARKEPLKATGQGLFENPFGAGLFGVTSTATSAPAIKAVGLDPFRETSGNPFA, translated from the exons ATGTCCGCAGAGGTGGAGACCCCCGCGCCTGCGGCCGAACAGGCTCCGGTGAAGACCCCctccaaaaaagagaagaaaaaag CTGCAGCTACCCCAGAGAAGACAGATGAGTACCTGCTTGCGCGGTTTAAAGGAGATGGCGTTCGGTACAAGGCCAAGCTGATCGGAGTGGACGACGTGCCGGAGGCCAGAGGAGATAAAATGAGCCAAGACTCCATGATGAAACTGAAg GGCAAAGCAGCAGCTGCCCGTTCTCAAGGAAAACATAAACAGAGGGTGTGGgtgaacatctctctctccggAATCACCATCACGGACGAGAAAACAGGA gccaccgtactggagcATGCTGTCAATAAGATCTCTTTCATTGCTCGTGATGTGACAGATAACAGAGCCTTTGGTTATGTCTGTGGTGCGGAGGGCCAGCACCAGTTCTTTGCCATAAAAACTGCACAGCAA gcAGAGCCCTTAGTTATTGACCTGAAGGACCTTTTCCAGCTCATCtttaacatgaagaaaaaagaagcagaggGTTTAAAGAAG GATGAAGGCAGTAAAGTGGCAGAG aatgGCACTGAACACATCAATGGCAGCCAAGGAAAAGTAA aacAGCTGGATTTGTTTGGAGACATGTCCACCCCACCGGATCTCCACACTCCCATG GAGACAGAGGATATCCTTTTGTTGGATCTGTCTACTGAAATAGACAATAATCAGAACTGTACTAAAGGAAACCCCTTCATCTCTGAGTGCTCCTCTCCCCTCAGAACCTCTGAGAACCCGTTCGCCTCTCGCCTCACATTTTTCCCCACCCCTATCCACGACCCATTCAGCGACGACCCCTTCTCCAAAAAGGACCAatcagaaaatgacaaagacCTAGCCACTAATCAGAATGCCTCTGGACACTTTGGCGGATTGGTCAACGGCAGCGGCAAAAACGGGGACTCCAACTACCTGGCTCAGGAGTTTGACCAGATATCCAACCGGACAGTGATCCAGACGCTCAGTAACGGGCAgtggccactagagggcagagCAGCAGAGGTGTCTGCATGGACTCAGAATGGCAGTGTCCCTGTTCAGGAGTGTAACGGACATCACCACGGTAAAGCCAAGCAGAACCCGTTTGTGGAGGTGCCAGAAAAGAGCCAGCCCCCGCAGGATGGAGTGAAGGCTGAAGCCCCCGGGAAAGCAGAGTCTTCTGTCAGTCAAGCCAAGGACTCTGTCATCATCAGCCCTCCACCAGTCAACACGAAGGCTGGGCGGGGAAGGCGGACCTTTAAG TCTCCCACCAATGAAAAGCGAGAGACAGATCCTTTCGCGTCACCCAATCATTCAGAGTCGCCATCTCCCCCCCAACCAGAGGGTGGCACTGCAAACACAGGAGGCCTCTTCAGCCAGAGCCCTCCCTGCTCCTCTGAGACACTTGCTGCTCTCG gcggGCTCTCCTTGGGACCTCCCACCACAGTCTCTCCTTCAACCCCATGGAGccagtctctctcctccatcttccCCAGTAACGGAAGTGTCTCTCAGCCTTTCTCCCAGAATCCAaccttctccagctcctcatTGCCTACCTGGGGCTCTGCCCCTGGAGCCTTCAGCTCAATCCCCAACCCTCAGCTCCCAGCCTGGGGTCAAACCTCCACCTCGGTCCCCAATGGATCCTGGACGCAGCCTTCCTCTGTGGGGAATCCCTTCCAGAGCAGTGTGTTCCCCCCATCATCAGGGCTCACACTGGGGTCACATCAGACCACCCCTAGCCCTCCGCCCCTTGTTCCACCCCGGGCTGCACCAACCAAAGAGGCTGTGAAGGTGGACAGCAATGCCTTCGTAGACCTGGACCCgctcggagagagagagcggaggaatGGCAAGGACATGTTTAAAGATTTCCAGATGGCCAAGCCACCTGCTGTACCAGCCAGGAAAG AACCGCTGAAAGCCACTGGACAGGGCCTGTTTGAAAACCCCTTTGGAGCTGGTCTCTTCGGAGTGACGTCGACTGCCACA AGTGCACCTGCCATTAAGGCCGTGGGATTGGACCCCTTCAGAGAAACATCTGGAAACCCGTTTGCGTGA